GAGGCCGACGACAGGAGAGGCCACGGTTCCCGCCAGACGGTATGCGTTCAGACCGAACCGCGCCATCCGGGAACTCATCGCGCCAGCCTCCGATCAAAACCGATCGACATCAAACCCATTCCCTAATTATCGTTGCGGCCGCAATGGCCGATTAATTTGTTCAGAATGCGTCCAACAATCCGGATCGACGGGCGCGCCCGATGCACCAACGCCCCGCTCGAGGAGGGGCCGGCCGGCGGCACTTGCTAAGCTCAGCCCTTGGGCTTTTCCTGCGGATCGAGCAAACGATGCATGTGGACGATGAAGTAGCGCATATGCGCATTGTCGACCGTCTGCTGCGCCTTCGCCTTCCAGGCCGTCAGCGCCGCGGCATAATCCGGGAAAATGCCGACGATATCGAGACCCTGCAGGTCACGGAACTGGACGTCATCGAGGCTTTCCAGTTCGCCGCCAAAAACGAGATGCAGAAGCTGCTTCTTGTCACCGGAGTCAGTCATTTTTTCTTCTCTTTCTGCCTATTCTCCTCCGCCACCCATCTGCGGGATTTTGACGGAAACGTCAACTGTCTCGTCGCCCCGCAAAGGCCGCGAGGAATTCGCCAAGGCGGGGCGTTGGCGCTGCGCAAAGGACCTTGTGGGTGACCTCAGCGCGATTGTAGACGATCGGCCGGCCTTCGATGTCGACGAGGCCGCCGCCGGCACAGACGAGGATCAGATCGGCAGCCGCAAGATCCCAATCATGTGAATTGCCTTTGACGAAGGTGCCTTCGAGACGACCGTCCGCCACCATGGCGATGCGATAGGCCAGCGAGGGAATGTATTTCTCGCGCGTCACCCGATCGCGGAATTCCGTCGGAAAGGTCTTCAGCAGGTCTTCGCCGATCGCAAGGCGGCTCATCTCTTCCGGTCCGGCGGCCGAAACGGTGAAGGGGACGCCGTTCTTCAGCGCCACGCCGCCCTCGACAGCCTCATAGAGCTCCTCGAGCGCCGGGGCATAGAGCACGCCGGCGACCGGCCGGCCGCGATGAACCACCGCGACGCTCACGCACCAGACCTTCTGCCCGCCGAGGAAGGCGCGCGTGCCGTCGATCGGATCGATGATGAACAGCGTCTCGCGTGAAAGGCGGTCGGCATCGTCGTCGGTTTCTTCCGACAGCCAGCCATAATCCGGCCGGGCCTTGCGCAGGATGGTCTCGAGCGTCTTGTTGGCGGCGAAATCGGCGGCGCTGACGGGCGAACGGTCCTCGTTCTTCCACCAGACCTCAGGCGACTGGTTGAAGAAGCCGAAAGCGACGGCGCCCGCCTCTTTCGCAGCATCGACGATCAGCGTGAGATCGCTCTGCCACCGGGCTTTCTCCATGTCGCTCATCAGATCAATCCATCTCTCAATTGAATAGTCAGAGCATGATGTCGCCCGAAAACCGCTCACACTTTTCGGCATCATGCTCTCAAGCGCGTCGCGATCTTTCAGATTCGCGACGCGCTTTAGGTCTTTGATTTTCCGCATGTCGTTATCGCAAAACCGCTGCACACTTTTGCGCGACATGCTTTAGCGCCCGGCAAGCGTCATGCCCTCGATGGCAAACGTGGGGGCCGCAACGCCGAATTTGCGGTCGATGTCGTTTGCCAGCGTCAGGCGCATGAAC
The nucleotide sequence above comes from Rhizobium indicum. Encoded proteins:
- a CDS encoding DUF4170 domain-containing protein gives rise to the protein MTDSGDKKQLLHLVFGGELESLDDVQFRDLQGLDIVGIFPDYAAALTAWKAKAQQTVDNAHMRYFIVHMHRLLDPQEKPKG
- a CDS encoding 3'(2'),5'-bisphosphate nucleotidase CysQ, which codes for MSDMEKARWQSDLTLIVDAAKEAGAVAFGFFNQSPEVWWKNEDRSPVSAADFAANKTLETILRKARPDYGWLSEETDDDADRLSRETLFIIDPIDGTRAFLGGQKVWCVSVAVVHRGRPVAGVLYAPALEELYEAVEGGVALKNGVPFTVSAAGPEEMSRLAIGEDLLKTFPTEFRDRVTREKYIPSLAYRIAMVADGRLEGTFVKGNSHDWDLAAADLILVCAGGGLVDIEGRPIVYNRAEVTHKVLCAAPTPRLGEFLAAFAGRRDS